The Flavobacterium praedii genome window below encodes:
- the rho gene encoding transcription termination factor Rho, protein MFDISVLKEMKLAELQEIAKAAKTIKFNGVKKETLISQILEHQAATVESESTIDKKSENNNEEDKPKRARITAVKKGITPKKDSPSLFVNDENIEVPEVVVVPQKKEKIISNDTSDVAESEPAPQKDIKVVKFSKSAYEKKMALQREKEALKETAVVEETSLDSKIEVTVEKVESSTPEKKGNPNESKRTGEVGQLNKKGPAQITKVNPNQNGNPNQNPNQNPNQNPNFKNKKSNFKDADFEFDGIIESEGVLEMMPDGYGFLRSSDYNYLASPDDIYLSTSQVRLFGLKTGDTVKGVVRPPKEGEKFFPLVRVLKINGHDPQVVRDRVSFEHLTPVFPSEKFRLAEKQSTISTRIIDLFSPIGKGQRGMIVAQPKTGKTMLLKEIANAIAANHPEIYLIVLLIDERPEEVTDMQRSVRGEVIASTFDREPQEHVKIANIVLEKAKRLVECGHDVVILLDSITRLARAYNTVQPASGKVLSGGVDANALQKPKRFFGAARNVENGGSLSIIATALTETGSKMDEVIFEEFKGTGNMELQLDRKIANKRIFPAIDLTSSSTRRDDLLLDPKTLQRMWIMRKMLSDMNPVEAMTLINDRFKQTRTNDEFLISMND, encoded by the coding sequence ATGTTTGATATTTCTGTATTAAAAGAAATGAAGCTTGCTGAGCTTCAAGAAATAGCTAAAGCGGCTAAAACTATAAAATTCAACGGTGTTAAAAAAGAGACTTTGATTAGCCAGATTTTAGAACATCAAGCAGCTACTGTTGAATCAGAATCAACAATAGACAAAAAATCAGAAAATAATAATGAGGAAGATAAACCCAAAAGAGCTCGAATTACGGCTGTAAAAAAGGGAATCACTCCAAAAAAAGATTCTCCTTCTTTATTCGTAAATGATGAAAATATAGAAGTACCTGAAGTGGTTGTGGTACCTCAAAAAAAGGAAAAAATTATTTCGAATGATACAAGTGATGTTGCTGAGAGTGAACCAGCTCCCCAGAAAGATATAAAAGTCGTAAAGTTTAGTAAATCAGCCTACGAGAAAAAAATGGCCTTGCAAAGAGAAAAGGAAGCTTTGAAAGAAACTGCTGTTGTTGAAGAAACTTCTTTGGATAGTAAAATAGAAGTAACGGTTGAAAAAGTTGAAAGTTCTACTCCAGAAAAAAAAGGGAATCCAAACGAATCCAAACGTACTGGCGAAGTAGGTCAATTGAATAAAAAGGGACCAGCTCAAATTACAAAAGTAAATCCCAATCAAAATGGGAATCCTAATCAAAATCCCAACCAAAACCCCAATCAAAATCCAAATTTTAAGAACAAAAAAAGTAATTTCAAAGATGCTGATTTTGAGTTTGATGGTATTATAGAAAGTGAAGGTGTGTTAGAAATGATGCCAGACGGTTATGGTTTTTTGCGTTCTTCTGATTATAATTATTTGGCTTCTCCAGATGATATTTATTTATCTACATCTCAAGTTCGATTATTTGGATTGAAAACTGGTGATACCGTAAAAGGTGTTGTACGTCCTCCAAAAGAAGGAGAAAAATTTTTTCCTCTTGTACGTGTTTTAAAAATTAATGGTCATGATCCACAAGTAGTTCGTGATAGAGTTTCTTTCGAACACTTAACACCTGTTTTTCCTTCTGAAAAGTTTAGACTGGCCGAAAAACAAAGCACAATATCTACCCGAATAATTGATTTGTTTTCTCCAATAGGAAAAGGGCAACGTGGTATGATTGTGGCGCAACCTAAAACAGGTAAAACAATGCTGTTGAAAGAAATTGCCAATGCAATTGCAGCAAATCATCCTGAGATTTATTTAATAGTATTATTGATAGATGAGCGTCCTGAAGAGGTAACAGATATGCAACGTAGTGTACGTGGAGAAGTTATTGCTTCAACATTTGATAGAGAACCTCAAGAGCATGTAAAGATTGCTAATATCGTTCTTGAAAAAGCAAAACGTTTGGTAGAATGTGGTCATGATGTGGTTATTTTATTAGACTCAATTACTCGTTTGGCTCGTGCTTATAATACGGTACAACCAGCATCTGGTAAAGTATTGAGTGGTGGTGTAGACGCTAATGCGTTGCAAAAACCAAAACGTTTCTTCGGAGCCGCGCGTAATGTAGAAAACGGGGGATCTTTGAGTATTATAGCTACTGCTCTAACAGAAACTGGTTCTAAAATGGACGAGGTTATCTTTGAGGAATTCAAAGGAACGGGTAATATGGAATTGCAGTTGGATAGAAAGATTGCGAATAAACGAATATTCCCTGCTATTGATTTAACTTCATCCAGTACAAGACGTGATGATTTATTATTGGATCCAAAAACATTGCAAAGAATGTGGATTATGCGAAAAATGCTTTCTGATATGAATCCTGTTGAGGCAATGACTTTGATAAATGATCGCTTCAAACAAACCAGAACTAACGATGAATTCTTGATTTCAATGAATGATTAA
- a CDS encoding DUF4293 domain-containing protein produces MIQRIQTIYLILTFLIIGILPFVFPLWVLKDGKEFYFMQNQFYVILLGLSTAITIYSIVSFKKRQTQFVANRLNIILNLILLGLFVYHSLNLSGETVIVSEKGIGMFLPILAIVFLVLANKAIKKDEDLVKSVDRLR; encoded by the coding sequence ATGATACAAAGAATTCAAACTATATATTTAATCCTAACCTTTTTGATAATAGGAATTTTGCCATTTGTTTTTCCATTATGGGTATTAAAAGATGGCAAAGAATTTTATTTTATGCAAAATCAATTTTATGTGATTTTGTTAGGATTAAGTACTGCAATTACAATTTATAGTATAGTATCCTTTAAGAAAAGACAAACTCAATTTGTTGCTAACAGATTGAACATAATATTAAATTTGATTTTATTAGGATTATTTGTTTATCATTCACTAAATTTATCTGGAGAGACAGTAATTGTTTCTGAGAAAGGTATTGGGATGTTTCTACCTATCTTGGCTATCGTTTTCTTAGTTTTAGCAAACAAAGCCATCAAGAAGGATGAAGATCTTGTAAAATCTGTGGATCGATTGAGGTAA
- a CDS encoding response regulator transcription factor — MTKNIRIHLADDHQIIIHGIQTLLHTVPNFEVVGFSLNGTTIFEDVTNNKADVLVLDISMPEKDGIEVIKEFAEKGFPCKVIILSSYDDLKLIKEIMDLGVSGYLTKQCAGDSIIEAVQAVANNEEYFCESIREKIFSNATRNNPKLNTYKPNVNPLLTEREIEIIILIALEYSGKEISEQLFISTNTVETHRKNIMKKLRAKNTIGIVKYAMNNHLIIS, encoded by the coding sequence ATGACAAAGAATATTAGAATTCACCTCGCAGATGATCATCAAATAATTATCCACGGAATTCAAACCTTACTCCATACCGTCCCAAATTTTGAAGTAGTAGGTTTCTCTCTTAACGGGACTACTATTTTTGAAGATGTAACTAACAACAAAGCAGATGTTTTGGTGCTAGACATCAGTATGCCAGAAAAAGATGGCATTGAAGTAATTAAAGAATTTGCAGAAAAAGGTTTTCCGTGTAAAGTAATTATACTTTCAAGCTATGATGACTTAAAATTAATCAAAGAAATCATGGATTTGGGAGTTAGTGGTTATTTGACTAAACAATGTGCTGGCGATAGCATTATCGAAGCCGTGCAAGCTGTAGCTAATAATGAGGAATATTTTTGTGAATCCATTAGAGAAAAAATCTTTAGCAACGCCACTAGAAATAACCCAAAGTTAAATACATATAAACCCAATGTCAATCCATTATTAACAGAGCGTGAAATAGAAATCATCATTTTGATTGCTCTTGAATACAGTGGAAAAGAAATAAGCGAACAACTTTTCATAAGCACCAATACGGTAGAAACACACAGAAAGAATATTATGAAAAAATTAAGAGCAAAAAACACAATTGGGATTGTCAAATATGCCATGAACAATCATTTGATAATATCATAA
- a CDS encoding tetratricopeptide repeat-containing sensor histidine kinase, with product MFLTRFRLFTFIIILTYFSSNLHAQIKNLSKKEITTLIKDANKNLNNGEFEASLLKLRVALEQANKIKANDLIANVYLNIAANFDELSDPNKALFYYNLGLHHAKQTKNNCLKNQFYNNLGNIYCFDKKEYNKGIYYYKKSLLHSQKILDREQLLITNLNLAWAFFDIGKFEEGLTHLNYINKYQSIDGDDSTIVALHMLNGIYNSYINNIEKTKYHFDKAIELGNKGTEKSDLSYSYQEYSKFLNKNNEPQKAYNCLLKYNEITTQLNIEEKLNKANIIGINLELDQYKREIDKIETAYKSKENILLEQQSKNKKIAIVIIALLLSLSIFFYFFVQNVRLKEKNKLKDIQSKVQENIINASIDGQELERKKIAAFLHDNISSLLSSAGMHLHVFSSNLNTQTEEVIKTKKLLEEAHKQIRNLSHELMPSLLVRFGLLFALEDLCEKISNSKLKIDFNSTIHIKKRYNEDFEMKLYFIITELINNIIKHSNAEYAIINIDETKSHLIINVEDNGNGFTNNQFELLEGFGINQIRARINNMKGEFNINSILNKGTSISLKIPFINPQP from the coding sequence ATGTTTTTAACTAGATTTCGATTATTTACTTTTATTATAATTCTAACCTATTTTAGTTCAAATTTACATGCTCAGATAAAAAATCTTTCTAAAAAAGAAATCACTACCTTAATAAAAGACGCTAATAAAAATTTAAACAATGGAGAATTTGAAGCTTCTTTATTAAAATTAAGGGTAGCATTAGAACAAGCCAACAAAATAAAAGCCAACGACTTAATTGCCAATGTTTACCTAAATATTGCTGCAAATTTTGATGAATTATCAGATCCAAACAAAGCTTTATTTTACTACAATTTAGGACTACATCATGCCAAACAAACAAAAAATAATTGTTTAAAAAATCAATTTTACAACAATCTTGGTAACATATACTGTTTTGACAAAAAAGAGTACAACAAAGGAATTTACTACTACAAAAAATCATTATTACACAGTCAAAAAATTTTAGATCGAGAACAATTACTTATTACGAATCTAAATTTAGCTTGGGCTTTTTTTGACATCGGTAAATTTGAAGAAGGCTTAACTCACCTAAATTACATCAACAAATACCAATCAATTGACGGAGATGATTCGACTATTGTAGCTTTGCATATGCTAAATGGCATTTATAATAGCTACATAAATAACATAGAAAAAACAAAATATCACTTTGACAAAGCAATAGAACTCGGAAATAAGGGGACAGAAAAATCAGATTTATCATATTCTTATCAAGAGTATTCAAAATTTTTAAATAAAAATAATGAACCTCAAAAAGCTTACAACTGTCTTTTGAAGTATAACGAAATCACTACTCAATTAAACATCGAAGAAAAACTAAATAAAGCAAATATAATAGGGATTAATCTTGAACTTGACCAATATAAAAGAGAAATAGACAAAATTGAAACTGCATATAAATCAAAAGAAAATATCCTACTAGAACAACAATCCAAAAACAAAAAAATAGCAATTGTTATTATAGCTTTGCTGTTAAGCCTAAGTATTTTCTTTTATTTTTTTGTACAAAATGTACGCTTGAAAGAAAAAAATAAACTCAAAGACATCCAAAGCAAAGTGCAAGAAAACATAATAAATGCTTCGATTGATGGGCAAGAATTAGAGCGAAAAAAAATTGCTGCGTTTTTGCATGATAATATAAGCTCATTACTTTCTTCAGCAGGCATGCATCTTCATGTTTTTTCGTCCAATCTAAATACTCAAACAGAAGAAGTCATAAAGACCAAAAAATTACTAGAAGAAGCGCACAAACAAATCCGAAATTTATCACATGAATTAATGCCTTCGCTACTAGTTCGATTTGGATTACTCTTTGCCTTAGAAGACTTATGTGAAAAAATTTCTAATTCAAAACTCAAAATAGATTTCAATTCAACAATTCATATTAAAAAAAGATACAATGAAGATTTTGAAATGAAACTTTATTTTATCATCACAGAATTAATTAATAATATCATTAAACATAGTAATGCCGAATATGCTATAATTAACATAGATGAGACAAAATCTCATTTAATCATAAATGTCGAAGACAATGGCAATGGTTTTACAAACAATCAATTTGAACTGTTAGAAGGCTTTGGAATCAATCAAATCCGAGCTCGAATAAATAATATGAAAGGAGAATTTAATATTAATTCGATACTCAATAAAGGAACTAGTATTAGTTTGAAAATTCCTTTTATCAATCCGCAACCTTAA
- a CDS encoding metallophosphoesterase family protein → MKKILLLSDTHSHIDDTILKYVNQADEVWHAGDIGDLIVTDTIKKLKPLRAVYGNIDDSQARLEFPLHNRFFCEGVDVWITHIGGYPGKYNPALKTEMALNPPKLFICGHSHILKVIFDKKNNLLHMNPGAAGKSGFHQVRTMLRFEIESDAIKNLEIIEIDKKA, encoded by the coding sequence ATGAAAAAAATTCTCCTTCTTTCCGATACGCACAGTCATATTGATGACACTATTTTAAAGTATGTTAATCAGGCAGATGAGGTTTGGCATGCTGGTGATATTGGTGATTTAATAGTAACGGATACTATAAAAAAGCTGAAGCCTTTGCGAGCTGTGTACGGGAATATTGATGATAGTCAAGCGCGTTTGGAATTTCCTTTGCACAATCGTTTTTTTTGTGAAGGTGTCGATGTCTGGATTACACACATTGGAGGTTATCCTGGGAAATACAATCCCGCTTTGAAGACTGAAATGGCATTAAATCCTCCAAAGTTGTTTATTTGTGGGCATTCGCATATTCTAAAAGTGATTTTTGATAAGAAGAATAATCTGTTGCACATGAATCCGGGAGCAGCTGGAAAAAGTGGTTTTCATCAAGTGCGAACCATGCTTCGTTTTGAAATAGAGAGTGATGCTATTAAAAATTTGGAAATTATAGAGATTGATAAAAAAGCTTAA
- the truA gene encoding tRNA pseudouridine(38-40) synthase TruA — MRYFIKLAYNGTHYHGWQYQPNAASVQETMNKAFSVILNNEINLMGAGRTDTGVHAKEMYAHFDLETLFDIPNTIHKLNSFLPKDIVIYAILPVPNEAHSRFDATKRTYEYHINTFKDAFLQEQSWYFHQKLDLDLMNEAAKSLLNHTDFQCFSKVNTDVNTFDCSIFEAYWKQEDDKLIFTISANRFLRNMVRSIVGTLINIGLHKITLDDFEKIIESKNRDKAGFSVPAHGLYLTKIAYDYITP, encoded by the coding sequence TTGAGGTATTTTATAAAACTAGCATACAACGGAACGCATTATCACGGTTGGCAATACCAGCCCAATGCTGCATCTGTACAAGAAACAATGAACAAAGCTTTTTCGGTTATTCTCAACAACGAGATTAACCTTATGGGCGCAGGCCGAACAGATACTGGAGTTCACGCCAAAGAAATGTATGCGCATTTTGATTTGGAAACCCTATTTGATATTCCGAATACAATACACAAACTCAATTCTTTTTTACCGAAAGATATTGTTATCTACGCCATTTTACCAGTTCCTAATGAAGCGCACAGTCGTTTTGATGCTACCAAAAGAACGTATGAATACCATATAAATACTTTTAAGGATGCTTTTCTTCAAGAGCAAAGTTGGTACTTTCATCAAAAATTGGATTTGGATTTAATGAATGAAGCAGCGAAATCATTGCTGAATCATACCGATTTTCAATGTTTTTCCAAGGTCAATACGGATGTAAATACCTTTGATTGTAGTATATTTGAAGCCTATTGGAAACAAGAGGATGATAAATTAATTTTCACCATTTCGGCCAATCGTTTTTTAAGAAACATGGTACGATCCATAGTAGGAACCTTGATTAATATTGGCTTGCACAAAATTACATTGGATGATTTTGAAAAAATTATCGAAAGTAAAAACAGAGACAAAGCTGGGTTTTCGGTTCCGGCACATGGGTTATATTTAACCAAAATAGCATACGATTACATTACACCATAG
- a CDS encoding ABC transporter ATP-binding protein, with the protein MKAKAFDTRLFKRILKYTKPYQWRFNGVIIFAISLSVFAALRPYLLKQTVDSYIQPKDQNGLLLYITLMGIILLLEVFSQFFFVYWANWLGQDIVKDIRVKLFKHILSFRMKYFDLVPVGQLVTRSVSDIEAIARIFSQGLFMIISDLMKMLVVLIFMFYMNWKLTWIVIVAMPILVFITRIFQKKMQVAFEEVRTQIANMNSFVQERVTGMKIVQLFHREDIEAEKFRVINDKHNRAWIKTILYNSIFFPIADIISSLTLGFIVLYGGFNILQGDTTTTFGDLFSYTMFIGMLFNPLRQIADKFNEMQLGMIAANRVFDILDTQDQIQDTGTIEAPLFNGEIRFENVYFGYIPNEEVIKGINLEVKASQTIAIVGSTGAGKSTIINLLNRFYEINSGSIFIDNQNIENYTLSSLRKQIAVVLQDVFLFADTIYNNITLNNPEITREHVLAAAKKIGVHDFIMSLPDNYDFDVKERGVMLSSGQRQLIAFLRAYVSNPSILILDEATSSIDTYSEELIQRATETITKGRTSIVIAHRLATIVNADKIVVMDKGLIVEQGTHQELINQEKGYYKNLYDSQFSVAN; encoded by the coding sequence ATGAAAGCAAAAGCATTTGATACTCGATTATTCAAGAGAATATTAAAATACACCAAACCCTACCAATGGCGTTTTAATGGTGTGATTATTTTTGCCATTTCACTGTCGGTATTTGCGGCGCTTCGCCCATATTTGTTGAAACAGACGGTAGACAGTTACATTCAACCCAAAGATCAAAATGGTTTATTACTGTATATCACTTTGATGGGAATTATACTTTTATTGGAAGTTTTCTCTCAATTTTTCTTTGTGTATTGGGCGAATTGGCTGGGACAAGATATTGTAAAAGACATTCGGGTAAAACTGTTCAAACATATTTTGAGTTTCAGGATGAAATATTTTGATTTGGTTCCTGTGGGTCAACTCGTGACGCGTTCTGTATCGGATATTGAAGCGATTGCCCGTATTTTTAGTCAAGGATTATTCATGATTATCAGTGACTTGATGAAAATGCTAGTAGTTCTTATTTTTATGTTTTATATGAACTGGAAACTGACGTGGATTGTGATTGTTGCCATGCCAATTTTAGTTTTCATCACAAGAATTTTTCAAAAAAAGATGCAAGTTGCCTTTGAGGAAGTACGAACACAAATTGCCAATATGAATTCTTTTGTACAAGAAAGAGTGACGGGAATGAAAATAGTTCAGCTGTTTCATCGCGAAGATATTGAGGCCGAAAAATTCAGAGTCATCAACGACAAACACAACAGGGCGTGGATAAAAACGATTTTGTACAACTCAATTTTCTTTCCAATTGCCGATATTATTTCATCATTAACACTTGGATTTATCGTTTTGTATGGTGGATTTAATATCTTGCAAGGAGATACGACAACTACTTTTGGAGATTTATTTTCGTACACGATGTTTATTGGAATGTTATTCAATCCTTTGCGCCAAATTGCAGATAAATTCAACGAGATGCAATTGGGAATGATTGCTGCCAACCGTGTTTTTGATATATTAGATACACAAGACCAAATTCAAGATACAGGAACTATTGAAGCTCCTTTATTTAATGGAGAAATCCGTTTTGAGAACGTTTATTTTGGCTATATTCCAAATGAAGAAGTCATCAAAGGAATCAATCTCGAAGTAAAAGCAAGTCAGACTATTGCTATCGTAGGTTCTACAGGAGCCGGAAAATCGACTATAATCAATCTACTGAATCGTTTTTATGAGATCAATAGCGGCTCAATATTTATAGACAATCAGAATATTGAGAATTACACTTTAAGTTCGCTGCGCAAGCAAATTGCGGTTGTTTTGCAGGATGTCTTTCTTTTTGCCGATACCATTTACAATAATATCACCCTCAATAATCCTGAAATCACTAGAGAACACGTTTTGGCTGCTGCCAAAAAAATAGGAGTCCACGATTTTATCATGAGCTTACCGGACAATTATGATTTTGATGTAAAGGAACGTGGCGTTATGCTATCTTCAGGACAACGCCAATTAATAGCTTTCCTGCGTGCGTATGTGAGTAATCCGAGCATTCTTATTCTGGACGAAGCAACATCTTCAATCGATACCTATTCGGAAGAATTAATTCAGCGCGCCACCGAAACTATTACCAAAGGAAGAACATCGATTGTTATTGCACATCGTTTGGCTACTATTGTCAATGCTGATAAAATTGTAGTAATGGACAAAGGACTCATTGTAGAACAAGGAACGCATCAGGAATTAATCAACCAAGAAAAAGGATATTACAAAAACTTGTATGATTCGCAGTTTTCGGTTGCCAATTAA
- a CDS encoding NUMOD4 domain-containing protein, giving the protein MPQIRIYPNEKFKEIEIEYPLKLRYAISNKGRLISFSENLEDCRLLKGSISDGYPTFSYQIKRDGKRSSKCLFLYKLVAQYFIPKQSEDQTYVLHLDYSRNNDDVNNLRWATRAEMIEHRNKSPKIIQARKDLIEHNLKADGRKLTITKVMLIKTILSRPEQKTRLKMIAKQFGVSEMQIRRIASGENWGHVKI; this is encoded by the coding sequence ATGCCACAAATTAGAATTTACCCAAACGAAAAATTTAAAGAAATAGAAATTGAATATCCTTTGAAACTTCGATATGCTATTTCAAATAAAGGACGATTAATTAGCTTTTCAGAAAACTTGGAAGATTGTCGTCTTTTAAAAGGATCTATAAGTGATGGTTATCCAACTTTTTCATACCAAATAAAAAGAGACGGCAAAAGGAGTAGCAAATGTTTATTTCTATATAAACTAGTAGCGCAATATTTTATTCCGAAACAATCTGAGGATCAAACGTATGTATTACATTTAGACTACAGTCGTAATAACGATGATGTAAATAATTTACGTTGGGCTACCAGAGCTGAAATGATTGAACATAGAAATAAGAGTCCAAAAATAATTCAGGCCAGAAAAGATCTAATCGAACACAACTTAAAAGCTGACGGAAGAAAATTAACGATTACCAAAGTCATGTTAATCAAAACCATTTTATCTCGACCAGAACAAAAAACGCGCCTAAAAATGATTGCCAAACAATTTGGTGTAAGCGAAATGCAAATCAGACGTATTGCATCTGGTGAAAATTGGGGACATGTAAAGATTTAA
- the lpdA gene encoding dihydrolipoyl dehydrogenase: protein MKYDIIVLGSGPGGYVTAIRASQLGFKVAVVEKENLGGVCLNWGCIPTKALLKSAQVFDYLKHASDYGLTVSSFDKDFPAVVQRSRGVAEGMSKGVQFLMKKNKIDVIDGFGKLKAGKKLDVTDKDGKVTEYSADHIIIATGARSRELPNLPQDGIKVIGYRQAMTLPTQPKSMIIVGSGAIGVEFAHFYNSMGTDVTIVEFMPNVVPVEDEDISKQFERSLKKAGIKIMTNSSVERIDTTGTGVKAFVKTAKGEEVLEADILLSAVGIKTNIENIGLEEVGIATDRDKILVNAYNQTNIPGYYAIGDVTPGQALAHVASAEGINCVEKIAGLHVDPIDYGNVPGCTYATPEIASVGLTEKQAKEKGYELKIGKFPFSASGKAKAAGTPDGFVKVIFDAKYGEWLGCHMIGAGVTDMIAEAVVARKLETTGHEILKSIHPHPTMSEAVMEAVADAYGEVIHL, encoded by the coding sequence ATGAAATACGATATTATAGTTTTAGGAAGTGGCCCTGGAGGATATGTTACCGCAATTAGAGCCTCACAATTAGGATTTAAAGTTGCCGTAGTAGAAAAAGAAAACCTTGGTGGCGTATGTTTAAACTGGGGATGTATTCCAACTAAAGCATTATTAAAATCGGCTCAAGTTTTTGATTATTTAAAGCATGCTTCTGATTACGGATTGACTGTTTCATCATTTGACAAAGACTTCCCTGCAGTAGTGCAACGTAGTCGTGGAGTTGCCGAAGGAATGAGCAAAGGAGTTCAATTCTTGATGAAAAAAAATAAAATTGACGTTATTGATGGTTTTGGAAAGTTAAAAGCTGGTAAAAAACTAGACGTTACTGATAAAGACGGAAAAGTAACTGAATACAGTGCCGACCACATTATCATTGCTACTGGAGCTCGCTCTCGTGAATTACCAAACTTACCTCAAGATGGTATTAAAGTAATTGGTTACCGTCAAGCAATGACATTACCAACTCAACCAAAATCGATGATCATTGTAGGCTCTGGAGCTATTGGAGTAGAATTTGCACATTTTTATAACTCAATGGGAACGGATGTAACTATTGTAGAATTTATGCCAAACGTAGTTCCTGTAGAAGACGAAGACATTTCAAAACAATTTGAGCGTTCTTTGAAAAAAGCGGGTATCAAAATCATGACCAACTCATCTGTTGAACGTATTGATACTACTGGTACTGGAGTAAAAGCGTTTGTTAAAACAGCAAAAGGTGAAGAAGTTTTGGAAGCTGACATTTTATTATCAGCTGTAGGTATCAAAACCAACATCGAAAATATAGGATTAGAAGAAGTGGGTATTGCTACCGATAGAGACAAAATCTTGGTAAATGCATACAACCAAACAAACATTCCAGGATATTATGCTATTGGAGATGTTACACCAGGTCAAGCTTTGGCTCACGTAGCTTCGGCTGAAGGAATCAATTGTGTAGAAAAAATTGCTGGATTGCACGTAGATCCTATCGATTATGGAAACGTTCCAGGATGTACGTATGCCACTCCCGAAATTGCTTCTGTTGGATTAACAGAAAAACAAGCCAAAGAAAAAGGATATGAATTAAAAATTGGTAAATTCCCATTCTCTGCTTCAGGAAAAGCAAAAGCTGCTGGAACTCCAGATGGTTTTGTAAAAGTAATTTTTGATGCCAAATACGGCGAATGGTTAGGATGTCACATGATTGGTGCAGGTGTTACCGATATGATTGCTGAAGCAGTTGTTGCACGTAAATTGGAAACAACTGGACATGAAATCCTAAAATCAATTCACCCTCACCCAACTATGAGTGAAGCAGTTATGGAAGCAGTTGCTGATGCTTATGGAGAAGTGATTCACTTGTAA
- the cysK gene encoding cysteine synthase A, which yields MVHNNILETIGNTPHVKINKLFGPNANVWVKLEKTNPGASIKDRIALSMIEDAEQKGFLQKGSTIIEATSGNTGIGLAMVAAVKGYRLILVMPESMSIERRRLMSIYGAEFVLTPREKGMKGAIEKAQELTAEIPQAWSPLQFENPANIDIHKTTTAQEIIKAFPNGLDYLITGVGTGGHITGCAEILKQKFPNLKVFAVEPEASPVISGGAPSPHPIQGIGAGFIPTNLHTSILDGTIQVSKDEAFEFTQRAAKEEGILLGISSGASLAAVAKKLKEIPSDSKILTFCYDTGERYLSIEGLFE from the coding sequence ATGGTACACAACAACATATTAGAAACTATTGGTAATACACCACACGTAAAAATCAATAAATTATTTGGTCCAAACGCAAATGTTTGGGTAAAACTAGAGAAAACAAATCCAGGCGCCAGTATCAAAGATAGAATCGCATTATCGATGATAGAAGATGCCGAGCAAAAAGGATTTTTACAAAAAGGGAGTACCATAATCGAGGCTACATCTGGAAACACAGGAATAGGTTTAGCAATGGTTGCTGCTGTAAAAGGCTACCGATTAATCCTAGTAATGCCCGAATCTATGTCTATTGAAAGACGTCGTTTGATGAGTATTTACGGTGCTGAGTTTGTTCTTACACCTCGCGAAAAAGGAATGAAAGGCGCCATAGAAAAAGCACAAGAATTAACAGCCGAAATTCCACAAGCTTGGTCTCCTCTACAATTTGAAAACCCAGCAAATATCGACATCCACAAAACCACAACAGCTCAAGAAATCATTAAAGCTTTTCCAAATGGTTTAGATTATTTAATAACTGGTGTTGGTACTGGCGGACATATTACCGGTTGTGCCGAAATACTAAAACAAAAATTTCCAAACCTAAAAGTCTTTGCTGTAGAACCTGAAGCCTCTCCTGTCATCAGTGGTGGAGCCCCTTCACCTCACCCTATTCAAGGAATTGGCGCAGGTTTTATTCCAACCAATTTACATACTTCAATTCTTGACGGAACGATTCAAGTAAGCAAAGACGAGGCATTTGAATTTACACAAAGAGCAGCCAAAGAAGAAGGTATCCTTCTGGGAATTTCTTCAGGAGCTTCGCTGGCAGCGGTTGCCAAAAAACTTAAGGAGATTCCATCCGATTCCAAAATACTTACCTTTTGTTATGACACTGGAGAACGCTATTTGAGTATCGAAGGTTTATTCGAATAA